The following proteins are encoded in a genomic region of Pan troglodytes isolate AG18354 chromosome 2, NHGRI_mPanTro3-v2.0_pri, whole genome shotgun sequence:
- the CSNKA2IP gene encoding casein kinase II subunit alpha'-interacting protein, whose amino-acid sequence MVPLAYYGQHFVPLDYFYQLSSANTLTHQHTGEKLNQFNNQPMAKVQSHSNHFAAPPLGSNKKVQRCSVLPSPKYQDKISQSFCDRILNSPLFHAKHQNTPSIGLHWRSSLWPAQRALNSHLLHSKAQTTSSSDLNMTSSLELKQTALSLQLPFCKPQTTSSSLDVCWRSLSLKSHQRVSSSSLFRLQNQEIPSINIIWTSSSLGPKRKALSSTLLQSKPQKTSSLDYLWTSSLQRNQRSLSSPSLNTKLQTSDLFWTSPSFKPNQMALTSPLLDSRLQKTPILNSNPTTGGLPVSHSKARQSASSYFVHPSENLPLFQLNSQSMFMLDCNFQTTNSPVCHSKFQNTTSPNGKHRVTHLPSPHPKTNISGQLLSSSKHCTRNTAASTLGFRLQSKSSFQFSPKTESNKEIPWTLKYSQPCIVKGGTVPDDVVNKIVNSISNTRIQRDLCRQILFRRMRGRPNPHPGPRLSSNYVVCLACASCLKSPCNHLRGKKNPHCATLSVIPTPEANSEGKIEVKLVLILSLPETFSSCLPFPMKENQPNEAPEDNLEGVEKIQQFFPTSERDIQGLNMKQIWWAVAPENKVIGQQPQAIDWLFYVKKNNSQPQSLLPSSSSSTSSSSTTSSSSVASASSDSSSSSSSSSSFSISSSSSPSKEFMTLSLSRPVFRKVLSYHRLPAGVSWLEFIYSKDYQLHPRKPNRSQSSSLKTKPVRNNNTVKWRKGANTLFKFFRTK is encoded by the coding sequence ATGGTGCCACTAGCATATTATGGTCAACACTTTGTGCCATTAGACTACTTCTACCAACTGTCCTCAGCCAATACATTAACACATCAACATACAGGTGAAAAACTAAATCAGTTCAATAACCAACCTATGGCCAAAGTGCAATCCCATAGCAATCACTTTGCAGCACCTCCACTGGGCTCCAATAAGAAGGTCCAGAGATGCTCAGTATTGCCTTCTCCCAAATATCAGGACAAAATTTCACAGAGCTTCtgtgataggattctgaattcacCATTGTTCCATGCCAAGCATCAGAACACACCTTCAATAGGCCTCCACTGGAGAAGTTCATTGTGGCCTGCTCAAAGAGCCCTGAACTCTCATTTGTTGCACTCCAAAGCTCAAACAACGTCTTCATCTGACCTCAACATGACATCATCACTGGAGCTCAAACAAACAGCCCTGAGTTTACAACTACCCTTCTGTAAACCTCAAACAACATCTTCAAGCCTAGATGTTTGCTGGAGATCACTTTCATTGAAGTCTCATCAAAGAGTCTCAAGTTCATCATTATTTCGCCTCCAAAATCAAGAAATACCTTCCATAAACATCATTTGGACATCATCTTCCTTGGGACCCAAACGAAAAGCCCTTAGCTCGACATTGCTTCAATCCAAACCTCAGAAAACATCCTCATTGGACTACCTTTGGACATCTTCATTGCAGCGCAATCAAAGATCTTTGAGTTCACCATCACTCAACACAAAACTTCAAACAAGTGACTTATTTTGGACATCACCTTCTTTCAAACCCAATCAAATGGCTCTTACCTCTCCATTACTTGACTCTAGGCTTCAGAAAACACCTATATTGAACTCTAACCCCACTACTGGAGGCTTACCAGTGTCCCATTCAAAAGCAAGGCAATCAGCATCATCATATTTTGTCCACCCATCTGAGAATTTACCATTGTTTCAGCTCAATTCTCAGTCAATGTTTATGCTTGATTGTAACTTCCAGACCACGAATTCACCTGTCTGTCACTCCAAGTTTCAGAATACCACTTCACCAAATGGCAAACACAGAGTCACACATCTACCATCACCCCATCCAAAAACAAACATCTCAGGTCAATTATTATCAAGCTCCAAACACTGCACCAGGAACACAGCTGCTTCAACATTAGGTTTCAGACTCCAGAGTAAAAGCAGCTTTCAGTTTTCTCCAAAGACagaatcaaataaagaaattCCTTGGACTTTAAAGTATAGTCAGCCCTGCATTGTTAAAGGTGGAACTGTCCCTGATGatgttgtaaataaaattgtcaaTTCTATCTCGAATACCAGAATACAGAGGGATCTCTGTAGGCAGATTTTGTTTAGAAGGATGAGGGGAAGGCCAAATCCTCATCCTGGTCCTCGCTTGTCATCAAATTATGTGGTTTGCTTAGCTTGTGCTTCCTGCCTAAAATCTCCATGTAACCAtcttagaggaaagaaaaatcctCATTGTGCAACACTTTCTGTCATACCAACACCTGAGGCCAATTCTGAGGGCAAAATAGAAGTGAAATTAGTTCTTATCCTTTCTCTACCAGAGACTTTCTCATCTTGTCTCCCATTCCCTATGAAAGAAAACCAGCCTAATGAAGCCCCTGAAGACAACCTTGAAGGAGTAGAGAAGATACAGCAGTTTTTCCCCACATCTGAACGGGATATCCAGGGACTTAATATGAAGCAAATATGGTGGGCGGTAGCCCCCGAAAACAAAGTTATAGGCCAACAGCCCCAGGCTATTGACTGGctgttttatgttaaaaaaaataattctcagcCACAATCCCTgctcccatcctcctcctcctccacttcctcctcctccaccacctcctcctcctctgttgcCTCTGCCTCTTCTGACtcctcttcttcatcttcttcctcctcttccttttccatctcatcctcttcctctccttccaaaGAGTTTATGACCCTCAGTCTCTCACGTCCTGTATTCCGTAAGGTACTTAGCTACCATCGGTTGCCTGCAGGGGTCTCCTGGCTTGAGTTTATATATAGCAAAGATTACCAGCTGCATCCCAGAAAACCAAATCGAAGCCAATCATCATCTCTTAAAACAAAGCCTGTGAGGAACAACAATACAGTAAAATGGAGAAAGGGAGCAAACACACTGTTCAAATTTTTCCGGACAAAATGA